One window of the Streptomyces asoensis genome contains the following:
- a CDS encoding L-aspartate oxidase: MTSTGIRLHAPAPGWNIAADVVVVGSGVAGLTAALRCEAAGLTTVVVTKARLDDGSTRWAQGGIAAALGEGDTPEQHLDDTLVAGAGLCDEDAVRILVTEGPDAVRRLIETGAHFDESEGGGLELTREGGHHRRRIAHAGGDATGAEISRALVEAVRARGLRTIENALVLDLLTDAAGRTAGVTLHVMGEGQHDGVGAVHAPAVVLATGGMGQVFSATTNPSVSTGDGVALALRAGAEVSDLEFVQFHPTVLFLGADAEGQQPLVSEAVRGEGAHLVDADGVRFMVGQHELAELAPRDIVAKGIMRRMQEQDAEHMFLDARHFGADMWEHRFPTILAACRVHGIDPVTEPVPVAPAAHYASGGVRTDSHGRTTVPGLYACGEVACTGVHGANRLASNSLLEGLVYAERIVTDIVESRTDDGLHARVPAPVEHPEKPAHPLLAPEARFAIQRIMTDGAGVLRSAESLEKAAGQLVRLHAEARDALDENGKTAEPGVDTWEATNLLCVARVLVTAARQREETRGCHWREDHADRDDANWHRHIVVRLNPDRTLAVHTTDTADFPPTRQHLQEQ, encoded by the coding sequence GTGACCAGCACAGGCATACGACTGCACGCGCCCGCGCCCGGGTGGAACATCGCCGCGGACGTGGTGGTCGTGGGCTCCGGCGTCGCCGGCCTGACCGCGGCCCTGCGCTGCGAGGCCGCCGGCCTGACGACGGTCGTCGTCACCAAGGCCCGGCTCGACGACGGCTCCACCCGCTGGGCGCAGGGCGGCATAGCCGCGGCCCTGGGCGAGGGGGACACACCCGAACAGCACCTGGACGACACGCTGGTGGCGGGCGCGGGCCTGTGCGACGAGGACGCCGTACGGATCCTCGTCACCGAGGGCCCCGACGCCGTGCGCCGACTGATCGAGACCGGCGCCCACTTCGACGAGTCCGAGGGGGGCGGCCTGGAGCTCACCCGCGAGGGCGGCCACCACCGACGCCGTATCGCGCACGCGGGCGGCGACGCGACCGGCGCGGAGATCTCCCGCGCGCTCGTCGAGGCGGTACGCGCGCGTGGCCTGCGCACGATCGAGAACGCGCTCGTGCTGGACCTGCTCACGGACGCCGCCGGCCGCACCGCCGGCGTCACCCTGCACGTCATGGGCGAGGGCCAGCACGACGGCGTGGGCGCGGTGCACGCCCCCGCGGTCGTCCTCGCGACCGGCGGCATGGGCCAGGTGTTCTCCGCCACCACCAACCCGTCGGTGTCCACCGGCGACGGTGTGGCGCTCGCCCTGCGCGCGGGCGCGGAGGTCTCGGACCTGGAGTTCGTCCAGTTCCACCCGACCGTGCTGTTCCTCGGCGCGGACGCGGAGGGCCAGCAGCCCCTGGTCTCCGAGGCTGTGCGCGGCGAGGGCGCCCACCTGGTCGACGCGGACGGCGTGCGCTTCATGGTCGGGCAGCACGAGCTGGCCGAGTTGGCTCCCCGCGACATCGTCGCCAAGGGCATCATGCGCCGCATGCAGGAGCAGGACGCCGAGCACATGTTCCTCGACGCCCGCCACTTCGGCGCAGACATGTGGGAGCACCGCTTCCCGACGATCCTGGCCGCCTGCCGCGTCCACGGCATCGACCCGGTCACCGAGCCCGTCCCGGTCGCCCCGGCGGCCCACTACGCCTCCGGGGGCGTGCGCACCGACTCCCACGGCCGGACGACCGTGCCGGGCCTGTACGCGTGCGGCGAGGTCGCCTGCACCGGCGTGCACGGCGCGAACCGGCTCGCGTCGAACTCGCTCCTCGAGGGCCTCGTCTACGCCGAGCGCATCGTCACCGACATCGTGGAGAGCCGGACGGACGACGGCCTGCACGCGCGGGTGCCGGCGCCGGTCGAGCACCCGGAGAAGCCGGCGCACCCGCTGCTCGCCCCGGAGGCCCGGTTCGCCATCCAGCGGATCATGACCGACGGCGCGGGCGTCCTGCGCTCCGCCGAATCCCTGGAGAAGGCGGCCGGCCAGCTGGTGCGGCTGCACGCCGAGGCCCGCGACGCCCTCGACGAGAACGGCAAGACGGCCGAGCCCGGCGTCGACACCTGGGAGGCCACCAACCTCCTGTGCGTGGCGCGGGTCCTGGTCACCGCCGCCCGGCAGCGCGAGGAGACCCGCGGCTGCCACTGGCGCGAGGACCACGCCGACCGCGACGACGCGAACTGGCACCGCCACATCGTCGTACGGCTGAATCCGGACCGCACGCTCGCCGTACACACCACCGATACCGCAGACTTCCCCCCGACCCGGCAGCACCTCCAGGAGCAGTGA